A portion of the Flavobacterium limnophilum genome contains these proteins:
- a CDS encoding LytR/AlgR family response regulator transcription factor, which produces MKTIIIEDEKPAARLLQRKLDKLNIEVGVMLHSVEESIEWFSKNEHPDLIFLDIQLSDGLSFEIFEKVDIKSAVIFTTAYDEYALKAFKLNSIDYLLKPIDEDDLEVAISKFQNRLPKPENTLQLDFEQIKKMFQNPFDKNFKTRFTVKIGQHLKVISIDEIECFFSENKGTYIHTFDNRNYLIESTLEVLEQELDTKDFYRISRKFIIPLKSIKEIVVYSNSRLKLILPSYKEDEVVVSREKVSDFKAWIG; this is translated from the coding sequence ATGAAAACAATAATAATCGAAGACGAAAAACCAGCAGCAAGATTATTGCAACGCAAACTAGATAAACTCAACATCGAAGTAGGAGTGATGCTTCATTCCGTAGAGGAATCCATCGAATGGTTTTCCAAGAACGAGCATCCTGATTTGATATTTCTCGACATTCAATTATCGGATGGTTTGTCGTTTGAAATTTTCGAAAAAGTGGACATAAAAAGTGCCGTAATTTTCACGACGGCTTACGATGAATATGCCCTAAAAGCATTCAAATTAAACTCCATTGATTACCTCTTGAAACCCATCGACGAAGATGATTTGGAAGTAGCAATTTCTAAATTTCAAAACCGTTTGCCAAAACCAGAAAATACACTTCAATTGGATTTTGAACAAATCAAGAAAATGTTCCAAAATCCATTCGACAAGAATTTCAAAACTCGGTTCACCGTCAAAATAGGGCAGCATCTCAAAGTCATTTCCATCGACGAAATCGAATGTTTTTTTAGTGAAAATAAAGGAACCTATATTCATACTTTCGACAACAGAAACTATCTAATCGAATCCACTTTGGAAGTTTTGGAACAAGAATTAGACACAAAAGATTTTTATCGAATTAGTCGAAAGTTTATCATTCCGTTAAAATCCATCAAGGAAATTGTGGTCTATAGCAACTCTCGATTGAAGTTGATTTTGCCTTCATATAAAGAAGATGAAGTGGTCGTAAGTCGCGAAAAAGTTTCCGATTTCAAGGCTTGGATTGGGTAG
- a CDS encoding L-threonylcarbamoyladenylate synthase, translated as MDINLEIQKAFEVIQQGGIILYPTDTVWGIGCDATNAEAVAKIYKLKQRAETQSMICLMNGEKMMYNVFKDIPEVAWQIIDLSEKPTTLILDKPRNVAANLIATDNTLGIRIVKEPFCFKLMEKMRKPLVSTSANISGQPTPIAFKDISPEIIKGVDYVVNLHREKIAGKPSTIIKLTSDSQVKVIRK; from the coding sequence ATGGACATTAACCTAGAAATCCAAAAAGCCTTCGAAGTAATCCAACAAGGCGGAATCATCCTGTATCCAACGGACACCGTTTGGGGAATTGGCTGTGATGCCACAAATGCTGAAGCTGTTGCCAAAATCTATAAACTCAAACAAAGAGCCGAAACCCAATCGATGATTTGCTTGATGAATGGCGAAAAAATGATGTACAACGTATTCAAAGACATTCCAGAAGTGGCTTGGCAAATAATAGATTTATCCGAAAAACCAACTACGCTAATTTTGGACAAACCCAGAAACGTGGCAGCCAACTTAATTGCCACCGACAATACTCTAGGAATTAGAATCGTAAAAGAACCCTTTTGTTTTAAACTAATGGAAAAGATGCGAAAACCATTGGTTTCCACCTCTGCCAATATCTCAGGACAGCCCACTCCTATTGCCTTCAAAGATATTAGCCCCGAAATTATAAAAGGCGTTGACTATGTTGTAAATTTGCATCGCGAAAAAATTGCCGGAAAACCTTCAACAATTATAAAATTGACGAGTGATTCGCAGGTAAAAGTGATTCGAAAATAG
- a CDS encoding 2TM domain-containing protein, translating to MTRSRRMFDEYESENFNPEERYRLAYKRVKRIKGFYIHALVYVLVNAYLIISSYAHIQHSDKDFFNWGTFSTALFWGIGLLAHGMSVFGRNLFFGQNWEERKIREFMEKEKSEKWE from the coding sequence ATGACACGATCAAGAAGAATGTTTGACGAATACGAATCAGAAAATTTCAATCCAGAAGAACGCTACCGTTTGGCTTATAAACGAGTAAAAAGAATCAAAGGATTTTATATCCATGCCCTAGTTTATGTTTTGGTAAATGCATATTTAATTATTTCAAGTTATGCGCATATACAGCATTCTGATAAAGATTTTTTTAATTGGGGAACATTCTCTACGGCTTTGTTTTGGGGAATTGGTTTATTGGCTCACGGAATGTCGGTTTTTGGAAGAAACCTGTTTTTTGGACAAAACTGGGAAGAAAGAAAAATCCGGGAATTTATGGAAAAGGAGAAAAGTGAAAAATGGGAGTAG
- a CDS encoding CCA tRNA nucleotidyltransferase, whose translation MSIKTSYKEALNNKIFEVISQASQELNLESYVIGGFVRDLLLERDFKKDIDVVAVGSGIELALKVSQLLPNKPKVQVFKTYGTAMLRFEDTEIEFVGARKESYNLDSRNPVVENGTLEDDQNRRDFTINALALSLNKDNFGELSDPFNGLEDLKNKIIKTPLDPDITFSDDPLRMLRGIRFANQLGFEIEEKSLNSITKNAERIKIISGERIVDELNKILSTDTPSVGFLLLYKTGLLDIILPELTALNQVEEIEGQTHKNNFYHTLEVVDNICPNTDDVWLRWSALLHDIGKAPTKRFNKKQGWTFHGHEFLGGKMAKKIFERLRMPLNHKMKFVQKMVMMSSRPIVLSEDVVTDSAVRRLVFDAGEDVESLMTLCEADITTKNPNKFKKYHQNFEIVRKKIVEVEERDQVRNFQPPISGEEIMAIFNLQPSREIGVLKEAVKEAILEGEIPNEYQAAYDFVLKRGAKLGLTKV comes from the coding sequence ATGAGCATTAAAACTTCATATAAAGAAGCCCTAAATAATAAAATATTCGAAGTCATTTCCCAAGCTTCCCAAGAACTTAATCTCGAAAGTTATGTAATTGGTGGTTTCGTGAGAGATTTACTCCTTGAAAGAGATTTCAAAAAAGACATCGATGTTGTTGCCGTGGGCAGCGGAATAGAATTAGCTTTAAAAGTATCTCAACTACTTCCAAACAAACCAAAAGTCCAGGTTTTCAAGACTTATGGAACGGCAATGTTGCGTTTTGAAGATACCGAAATCGAATTTGTAGGCGCTCGAAAAGAATCCTACAATCTCGACAGCCGAAATCCTGTCGTGGAAAACGGAACCTTGGAAGACGATCAAAATCGCCGTGATTTTACCATCAATGCCTTGGCTTTGTCCTTAAACAAGGATAATTTTGGTGAATTATCCGATCCTTTCAATGGATTGGAAGACCTGAAAAACAAAATCATCAAAACACCGCTCGATCCAGACATTACTTTTTCTGACGATCCTTTGCGAATGTTGAGAGGCATCCGTTTTGCAAACCAATTGGGATTTGAAATTGAAGAAAAATCACTGAATTCAATTACCAAAAATGCAGAGCGAATCAAGATTATTTCTGGCGAAAGAATTGTCGACGAATTGAATAAAATTCTTTCTACCGACACGCCTTCGGTTGGATTCTTGTTGTTGTACAAAACTGGATTATTGGATATAATATTACCAGAATTAACGGCTTTGAACCAAGTGGAGGAAATTGAAGGCCAAACCCATAAAAACAATTTTTATCATACTCTGGAAGTGGTCGATAATATTTGCCCGAATACGGATGACGTTTGGTTGCGTTGGTCGGCATTGTTGCACGACATTGGAAAAGCACCAACCAAACGCTTCAACAAAAAACAAGGCTGGACCTTTCACGGTCACGAATTTTTGGGCGGAAAAATGGCCAAGAAAATCTTCGAAAGATTAAGAATGCCATTGAACCACAAAATGAAATTTGTGCAAAAAATGGTGATGATGAGTTCGCGTCCCATCGTTTTGTCTGAAGATGTGGTAACGGATTCTGCTGTTCGTCGTTTGGTTTTTGATGCTGGCGAAGACGTGGAAAGCTTGATGACTTTGTGCGAAGCCGACATCACGACCAAAAACCCCAATAAATTCAAGAAATACCACCAGAATTTCGAGATTGTCCGCAAGAAAATCGTGGAAGTGGAAGAACGTGATCAGGTTCGAAATTTTCAACCGCCTATTTCCGGTGAAGAGATTATGGCGATTTTTAATTTGCAACCTTCCCGTGAAATCGGCGTGTTGAAAGAAGCCGTGAAAGAAGCCATTTTGGAAGGTGAAATCCCCAATGAATATCAGGCGGCTTATGATTTTGTTTTGAAGCGTGGAGCCAAATTAGGTTTGACGAAAGTTTAA
- a CDS encoding CDP-alcohol phosphatidyltransferase family protein: MSKLAAEDKFLDLSDYGRPIAKLFVNQLKNTRFTPIHVTLLFGVCGLIAIYCILQNQYLLAGFFIILKSIIDAADGELARVKNTPSYVGRYLDSVFDIVLNFLFFMTICYVSKTSFWMALIAFFCIQLQGTLYNYYYVILRNKSVGGDKTSKIFEDKPPQALPGETQKSVDIMFTIYTIVYGIFDKIIHVLDSNAYKANTFPNWFMTFVSIYGLGFQLLIIAFMLPLNLIEYIVPFFIIYSLFVFVLIAIRKTFFKA, encoded by the coding sequence ATGTCTAAACTTGCTGCCGAAGATAAATTCCTGGATTTGTCGGATTACGGAAGGCCGATTGCAAAACTGTTTGTCAATCAATTAAAAAACACCCGATTTACGCCCATTCACGTCACGTTGCTTTTTGGCGTTTGTGGCTTGATTGCCATTTACTGCATTTTGCAAAATCAGTACCTTTTAGCCGGTTTTTTCATTATTTTGAAATCAATTATTGATGCTGCCGATGGCGAATTGGCAAGAGTAAAAAACACGCCTTCCTACGTTGGAAGATACCTCGACAGCGTGTTTGACATTGTATTGAACTTTTTGTTTTTCATGACAATTTGTTATGTTTCCAAAACCTCATTTTGGATGGCGTTAATTGCCTTTTTTTGCATCCAATTGCAAGGGACTTTATACAATTATTACTATGTGATTTTGAGAAATAAATCGGTTGGTGGAGACAAGACGAGTAAAATTTTCGAAGACAAACCACCTCAAGCATTGCCGGGAGAAACTCAAAAATCAGTCGATATTATGTTTACAATTTACACGATTGTTTACGGCATTTTCGACAAAATAATCCACGTTTTGGACAGTAATGCTTACAAAGCAAATACGTTTCCAAACTGGTTTATGACCTTCGTTTCCATTTATGGATTAGGCTTTCAATTGCTGATTATAGCCTTTATGTTGCCTTTGAATTTGATAGAATATATAGTTCCATTTTTCATAATTTACTCTTTGTTTGTTTTTGTCTTAATCGCCATTAGAAAGACCTTTTTCAAGGCTTAA
- a CDS encoding COX15/CtaA family protein produces the protein MKNTNKAVIIWLLSGCLLLFIMVVVGGITRLTNSGLSMTDWHLVTDTFPPLTEEKWSQAFEEYKKFPEYQKINIHNDFQLEDYKFIYFWEWFHRFIGRIIGLVFLVPFVYFLIKKRLSNETIKKCVVLLGMGAFQGFLGWFMVRSGLIDNPDVSHFRLSLHLTFAFITFAYTLWVALDLIYPERKNAIASLQNIARFSLVFLLIQIIYGGFVAGLNAGLIHNHWPLMSDGQFLHESVVLEKDTWLQRLTEGKSGVQFAHRTLAYVVVGFIMLLAFKSHKFDLNTTQKSGITALVIIVFIQFALGVFTLLYSVPLWLGLTHQVVAFFLLTAMTYTLHRLSK, from the coding sequence ATGAAAAATACAAACAAAGCCGTAATTATCTGGCTACTTTCAGGTTGCTTATTATTGTTTATAATGGTCGTGGTTGGTGGAATCACCCGATTGACCAATTCAGGACTTTCAATGACTGACTGGCATTTGGTCACCGACACTTTCCCTCCGCTTACTGAAGAAAAATGGTCGCAAGCATTCGAAGAATACAAGAAATTTCCGGAATACCAAAAAATCAACATCCATAATGATTTCCAATTGGAAGATTATAAGTTTATCTATTTCTGGGAATGGTTTCACCGTTTTATAGGACGAATCATTGGATTGGTTTTTCTTGTTCCTTTTGTATATTTCCTTATCAAAAAACGACTTTCAAACGAAACCATAAAGAAATGCGTGGTGCTACTTGGAATGGGTGCTTTTCAGGGTTTTTTGGGTTGGTTTATGGTTCGAAGTGGTTTAATTGACAATCCGGACGTGAGTCATTTTAGACTTTCCTTGCATTTGACTTTCGCCTTTATCACCTTTGCTTACACATTGTGGGTAGCTTTGGATTTGATTTATCCTGAAAGAAAAAATGCCATAGCTTCACTTCAAAACATCGCTCGTTTTTCGCTGGTTTTTTTGTTAATACAAATCATTTATGGTGGTTTCGTTGCAGGTTTGAATGCGGGTTTAATTCACAATCATTGGCCATTGATGAGCGACGGACAATTCCTTCACGAAAGTGTTGTTTTAGAAAAAGACACTTGGCTGCAAAGACTTACAGAAGGCAAAAGCGGCGTTCAATTTGCGCACAGAACTTTGGCTTATGTGGTAGTTGGATTCATAATGCTCTTGGCTTTCAAAAGCCATAAATTTGATTTAAATACAACTCAAAAATCAGGAATAACCGCTTTGGTAATCATCGTATTTATACAATTTGCATTGGGAGTATTTACCTTGCTTTACAGCGTTCCGTTATGGCTGGGATTGACTCATCAAGTAGTCGCTTTCTTTTTGCTTACGGCAATGACTTACACTTTGCATAGACTTTCTAAATAA
- a CDS encoding 2TM domain-containing protein, which yields MENKYQEEERYFKARKRVEEIKGFYGNLIAYVIVNIGLMVINLLTSPAYLWFFWPMLGWGIGVFFHGMKVFNYMPFFGKDWEEKKIKEFMDKEEQSKKTWE from the coding sequence ATGGAAAATAAGTATCAAGAAGAAGAACGCTATTTTAAAGCAAGAAAAAGAGTAGAGGAAATCAAGGGGTTTTACGGAAACTTAATCGCATATGTTATTGTAAACATTGGCCTTATGGTCATTAATTTGCTCACTTCGCCAGCTTATTTGTGGTTTTTTTGGCCAATGCTGGGTTGGGGAATTGGAGTGTTTTTTCACGGAATGAAAGTCTTTAATTATATGCCGTTTTTCGGGAAAGATTGGGAAGAAAAAAAGATTAAAGAGTTTATGGACAAAGAAGAGCAATCAAAAAAAACTTGGGAATAA
- a CDS encoding histidine kinase, whose protein sequence is MKNDYVKELPRAFYVGIAIFGLLNLIRVLNGDSISFDEHLKLMFLYTMLYTLALHLTNTFLFITLDKFFVNDRFSKKRILIGFVSSFFLSLFVIFLLRLFISVLIENQSLSFFIANDNASDYFVASVFTFVVLLIVHLVYLYKGYQENRVKEQKIIAGTASAKFESLKNQIDPHFLFNSLNVLSSLIEENPENAQRFTTSLSKIYRYVLEQKDKELVSVEEELAFAKTYMNLLKMRFENSLFYELPTTIPNPEAKVVPLSLQLLLENTVKHNVVSEQRPLHIRIFIEGDYLAIQNDYQKKEVLQERKGVGLQNIINRYGIITNRKVLIEQNEQTFTVKIPILTKQISVMDTTATYNENTAYYRAKKRVEELKGFYGNLISYCCVIPILIFVNLTYSPQFQWFWFSAAGWGFGLLMHAFKVFGYSSNWEERKIQEILNKEDKKETWK, encoded by the coding sequence ATGAAAAATGATTATGTTAAAGAATTACCAAGAGCGTTTTATGTAGGAATTGCTATTTTTGGGTTGCTTAATCTAATTCGAGTTTTAAACGGGGATAGCATTTCTTTTGACGAACATTTGAAGTTAATGTTTTTATATACAATGCTTTATACTTTGGCATTGCATTTAACGAATACTTTTTTGTTTATAACATTGGATAAATTTTTCGTCAATGATAGATTTTCAAAAAAGAGAATTCTTATTGGTTTTGTGTCTTCTTTTTTCCTTTCACTATTCGTTATTTTTTTGCTTAGACTTTTTATTTCTGTTTTGATTGAAAATCAGTCACTTAGTTTTTTTATTGCCAATGATAACGCTTCAGATTATTTTGTAGCTTCTGTTTTTACTTTTGTGGTGTTGTTGATTGTTCACCTGGTTTATCTCTATAAAGGGTATCAAGAAAATAGGGTAAAAGAACAAAAAATCATTGCAGGAACAGCTTCGGCAAAGTTCGAAAGTTTGAAAAACCAAATCGATCCGCATTTTCTCTTCAATAGTTTGAATGTTTTGAGTTCTTTGATTGAAGAAAATCCGGAAAATGCACAGCGGTTTACTACTTCTTTGTCCAAAATTTACCGCTATGTTTTGGAACAAAAAGACAAAGAGTTGGTTTCGGTTGAAGAAGAATTGGCTTTCGCCAAAACCTATATGAATTTATTGAAAATGCGCTTCGAAAACAGCTTGTTTTATGAATTGCCAACAACTATTCCCAATCCGGAAGCCAAGGTGGTTCCGCTTTCCTTGCAACTTTTATTGGAAAACACGGTAAAACATAATGTGGTTAGCGAACAAAGACCCTTGCATATTCGTATTTTTATCGAAGGCGATTATTTGGCCATTCAAAATGATTATCAAAAAAAAGAAGTATTGCAGGAACGTAAAGGTGTCGGCTTGCAAAACATTATCAATCGCTACGGAATTATTACCAACAGAAAAGTTCTGATAGAGCAAAACGAACAAACATTCACGGTCAAAATACCAATTTTAACCAAACAAATTTCAGTTATGGATACAACTGCAACATATAACGAGAATACAGCTTATTATAGAGCTAAAAAACGAGTGGAAGAACTTAAGGGATTTTACGGAAATCTAATATCCTATTGTTGTGTAATACCAATTTTAATTTTTGTAAATCTTACGTATTCGCCACAATTTCAATGGTTTTGGTTTTCGGCTGCAGGTTGGGGATTCGGATTGTTGATGCACGCTTTCAAGGTTTTTGGATACAGCTCCAATTGGGAAGAGCGTAAAATTCAAGAGATTTTGAATAAAGAGGATAAAAAAGAAACTTGGAAATAA
- a CDS encoding type II toxin-antitoxin system RelE/ParE family toxin: MLKPIKWSSYADDDFAKLLEYLENRWNKKVCLKFITKLDFCIELIHKNPNQFPFFNKEFQIRKCVVTKQNTLYYRETNTRIEILRLYDTRQNPETLKF; the protein is encoded by the coding sequence ATGCTTAAACCTATAAAATGGTCTTCGTATGCAGACGATGATTTTGCTAAACTATTAGAATATCTTGAAAATAGATGGAATAAAAAGGTTTGCTTAAAGTTCATTACCAAACTCGATTTTTGTATTGAATTAATTCATAAAAACCCAAATCAATTTCCTTTTTTCAATAAAGAATTTCAAATAAGAAAGTGTGTCGTGACTAAACAAAACACCCTTTATTACAGAGAAACAAACACAAGAATTGAAATTTTAAGACTATATGATACACGTCAAAATCCAGAAACTTTAAAATTCTAA
- a CDS encoding glycosyltransferase family 2 protein has translation MKIENKLEIVLITYNRSKLLENTLDQFLNSPFKDCKITILNNCSTDTTIEVCNSFVNKFSNFKIVTNKLNIGANANIMRAIEIVDLDYIWIVCDDDKYNFSYCDDVIDCIINEKAELINMGAHADYAWSFGGRNELVKKLHSEGYPYFKASSFLPNNIFKKEAFIPFIISGYNNITNMYPHMPFLLSFYSLNKNIYIAKNRIVTAVIGEQVYNSKDVTDGWLNTSRLLKNRLDINRCFFDQRKHKGFRHQIEISLAYTFKSILGKFYNKTIRGIFQILSPFQKIIYIILVIPYVLIRLLISSLKKSKH, from the coding sequence ATGAAAATAGAAAACAAATTAGAAATAGTATTAATAACATACAATAGATCTAAATTATTAGAAAACACTTTAGATCAATTTTTAAACTCGCCGTTTAAAGATTGTAAAATAACGATACTCAATAACTGTTCAACTGACACTACAATCGAAGTATGTAATTCATTTGTCAATAAATTTTCTAATTTCAAAATAGTAACCAATAAATTAAACATTGGTGCCAATGCCAATATAATGAGAGCGATAGAAATCGTTGATTTGGATTACATCTGGATAGTTTGTGATGATGACAAATACAATTTTTCCTACTGTGATGATGTTATTGATTGCATAATTAATGAAAAAGCCGAGTTGATAAATATGGGAGCGCATGCTGATTATGCTTGGTCTTTTGGAGGAAGAAACGAATTAGTCAAAAAATTACACAGTGAAGGCTATCCCTATTTTAAAGCATCTTCATTTCTTCCTAACAATATTTTTAAAAAAGAAGCTTTTATTCCTTTTATAATTAGTGGATATAATAATATTACAAACATGTATCCACACATGCCTTTTTTACTTTCATTTTATTCGTTAAATAAAAATATATACATCGCAAAAAATAGAATTGTCACGGCAGTTATCGGAGAACAAGTTTATAATTCAAAAGATGTTACTGATGGTTGGTTAAACACATCCAGATTATTGAAAAATAGATTGGATATTAATAGATGTTTTTTTGATCAACGAAAGCATAAAGGATTTAGACATCAAATTGAGATTTCTTTAGCCTATACATTCAAATCAATTTTAGGCAAGTTTTACAATAAAACTATAAGAGGAATTTTTCAAATATTATCACCATTTCAAAAAATAATTTATATAATTCTTGTTATACCTTATGTTTTGATTAGGTTGTTAATTTCAAGTCTTAAAAAAAGCAAGCATTAA
- a CDS encoding alpha-1,2-fucosyltransferase: MIIIRLRGGLGNQMFQYAFGKSIARKLGVDMKLDLTSLLQTHHKATTTNRDYQMNIFNFGDSFLIQPNSIRLLNKLHLNFLIQIIKSIKLIGFKKYKEKTFTAEELIINTPKDKNLYVGYWQSEKYFKNIETELRKDFRFNEELSPQAKSISEAIIKVNAVCVHVRRGDYVANTGSFNCSNLDYFVDGTNYIFKHTNNPHFFVFSDDPEWCKQHLKFDYDFTIVDYTTDKIKYKEDLQLMALCNHFIISASSFSWWAVWLSNKKEAKVVVPKNWFLDKTTDVSDLIHDSWIKL, translated from the coding sequence ATGATTATAATTAGATTAAGAGGCGGTTTAGGCAACCAAATGTTTCAATATGCTTTTGGAAAAAGCATTGCAAGAAAGTTAGGTGTGGACATGAAGCTCGATTTAACGAGTTTACTACAAACTCACCATAAGGCAACGACTACCAATCGTGACTACCAAATGAATATTTTTAATTTTGGGGATTCTTTCCTGATTCAGCCAAATTCAATTCGCCTATTAAATAAGTTGCATTTAAATTTTTTAATTCAAATTATAAAGTCTATAAAACTAATTGGTTTTAAGAAGTACAAGGAGAAAACTTTTACAGCAGAGGAATTGATTATTAATACCCCGAAAGACAAAAACTTGTATGTAGGATATTGGCAAAGTGAAAAATATTTTAAAAATATAGAAACTGAATTACGTAAAGATTTTAGATTTAATGAAGAGCTTTCCCCTCAAGCCAAAAGTATTTCTGAAGCCATAATCAAGGTTAATGCAGTTTGTGTACACGTAAGACGTGGCGATTATGTAGCTAATACTGGATCTTTTAATTGTTCGAATCTTGATTATTTTGTTGACGGGACAAACTATATCTTTAAACACACCAACAACCCGCATTTTTTTGTGTTTTCAGACGATCCAGAATGGTGTAAACAGCATCTAAAATTTGATTATGATTTTACAATTGTTGATTACACAACTGACAAAATTAAGTATAAAGAAGATTTACAACTTATGGCCTTGTGTAACCACTTTATAATTTCTGCCAGTAGTTTTTCGTGGTGGGCAGTTTGGCTAAGCAATAAAAAAGAGGCGAAGGTCGTTGTTCCAAAGAATTGGTTTTTAGACAAAACCACAGATGTCAGTGATTTAATTCACGATAGCTGGATTAAACTTTAG
- a CDS encoding type II toxin-antitoxin system RelE/ParE family toxin: protein MARRLIWSPEARNSRKNIFDYWNNRNKSKVYNSRKLNSLFNTNLKIVIQLPEFGKPTFREDSKFIIVSHFEIIYKITPNEVVVLDIWDTRQNPQDFPIK from the coding sequence ATGGCTAGAAGATTAATTTGGTCTCCAGAAGCCCGAAATTCAAGAAAAAACATTTTTGACTATTGGAATAATCGAAATAAATCAAAAGTGTATAATAGTAGAAAACTAAATTCTCTTTTCAATACCAATTTAAAAATCGTCATACAACTTCCTGAATTTGGCAAACCTACTTTTAGAGAAGATTCAAAATTTATAATTGTAAGTCATTTTGAAATCATTTACAAAATAACCCCAAATGAAGTTGTTGTTTTAGACATCTGGGACACTCGCCAAAATCCTCAAGACTTTCCAATAAAATAA
- a CDS encoding CsbD family protein produces MPNSKEIKGKWDELKGKLKQKFAELTDDDLLFEEGKEDETWGKIQQKVGKTEKEIKSLFE; encoded by the coding sequence ATGCCGAATTCAAAAGAGATTAAAGGAAAATGGGATGAGTTGAAAGGAAAACTCAAACAAAAGTTTGCTGAATTGACAGACGACGATTTGTTGTTTGAAGAAGGAAAAGAAGATGAAACCTGGGGAAAAATTCAACAGAAAGTTGGAAAAACCGAGAAAGAAATTAAATCATTATTTGAATAA